The segment AGCCATCGGCCGATTCGGCACCGATGAAAAGGCTTTCGTTGGCGGGCCCGCCCAGCTCAAGCCCGAGACCGCCGCGCGGCCCGCGCTCACCGAGCGTGAAGGTGGCGAAGGCGCCAACGGGAGCGTGGTGGGCGTTGAAGAAAACACCCGAGGATTGCGTGGAAGTGGACATCACGGTGGTAAAAAACGTTGAGGAGAGCGCGGCCCAAGTGGGTCAGAGCCGGCCGCGGCGCTCCTCCAACTCGGCGCGGATCTGCGTCATGCGCAGGGGTGTAAGCGGATAACGCCCGAGGACGATCAGGCCCGCCACAAACAGCCCGGGAGGAAGCAAGGCATAGACGAGGCGCATCTGCGTAAAGGCCTCGGCCGTCTGCGCCGCCGCCTGGGCAACCTCGAAGCCACACCACACCACCAACGGGCCGGCGAGCCCGATGCCCGCCGAGAAGCTGGCCTTTACGATCCAAGAGAATATCGAGGCGAACGCCCCTTCGCGGCGTTCGCCCGTGCGCGTCTCGTCGAAATCAACCACGTCGCCATTGATCGACGGGATGATCATCCAGATACCCGTGAATGCAGGCGAGGCCAGCACGCCGTTGACAATAGAAAGCCAAGGGTAATCGGGCGTAAACATCCACCACTTCGTCGCCATGCCAAAAGTCACGAGCGCCATGGCGCCGATCAATGTATTCTTTTTTCCATAACGGCGGCAGAGGTAATTAAAGACCGGTATAGACAGCAGCCCGAGGATCGTCGAAAGCGTCGATTCCACCCCTTGCAGCTTCGCGGCCAGCGCCTGGTTGCCCTCGGCCACGTAATAGAGCTTCAGGTAAAACCCCAAGCCACTGGACAACATGCTGCCGACACAAAAAAGGAGCGTAAAAACACCGATCAACACGAAGGGGCGGTTGGTGAACGTCCACTTGAAGTTGTCCTTCAGCGACACGCGGCCCTGCTTCGACGCCGCCTTGTAGAATCGCTCCTTTACATAAATCGCCGGAAGCAGCCCCACGACGATAATCAGCACGCCCACCACGATGGATAACGAGCGAACACCGCCCACGGCATCGGGCACGCCCGACACCACGGGTGCGAAAAACGGCAGCTGAGCCAGATACCACGCCCAGCCGATGGTCAGGCCCGCGCAGGTTTGGAAAAAGGTCCGATACCCGCTTACGTTGGTGCGTTCATTCTGATCCGGCGTGATCTCCAGCAGCATGCTCTGGTAGGGCATCGCCCAGACCGTGAAGCAGGTGTAGAACAAGAGCCCGGTCCCGAGCAGCCACGCGAGCAATGCGGGGTGGCTCCAATCGCGGCCGGCGTGCCACAACAGCGGGAAGGTAAGCCCGGTCAAAATCGCGCCTACCACGATGAAGGGCTTGCGCCGGCCGAAACGCGAACGCGTGTTGTCCGACACCCAGCCCATGATCGGATCGATGATCGCGTCGTAGAGCCTAAAGATGAACATCGCCAGGCTCACCATCGCGGGCGAAAGCCCCATGCCCGTGACAAAAATCGGCGTGGCCAGCTGGCTGGGCAATTGCGACGACCAGTTATCCACCGCGCCGGCCGCACCGTAGGCGAGCTTCGCCTTCATGGGCACGCGATCCTCTTGCGGAGTGCCGTCCGGGAGTGCTGAAGTCTTGGTGGAAATAGAATTTAAGGCGGCCATGAATGGGGTAGTGATCGATGAGGAGATTTGATTCCAGCGGTTCACGTAGAGGATGCGGTGGACGGCTGCGTCACCCAGGCCTTGAACCACGCCGCCCAGCGGTCGCCTGAGGCGAGGGAAACACCGCGCGCCTCGGCCGCAGCGTCTTCCACTGAGTGCAGGCAGTAGGCGAAGGTGCCTTCGCCGTGCGACTGACGGAGGACGACTGCGTGACCGTCGGAATCGCGTGCCAACACCTCGGCCGTCATCGGCTTCACCACATAGCGTGCTTGGCGAGGCGACGGGGGCATGATCCAGCTTTCGTCAGCCCACTTCACCGAGACACGGGTGTTCAGCGCGTAATCCGCGATACGGGCCCCGACGATGCGGGCAAAATCATGGCCCCAGCTGAGGGCCAGCACCCCATGCCAGATGAATTGGCCCCCCTCGGCCACCCAGGCCATGATCGACGCCAGTTCGGCAGTCCTTAACGAGTCGCCCACGAATAAGACCGGCATTTCTCCCGGTGCCGGCATATCCGCGCGTTTGACGATGCAAGGCGCCAAACCCGCCTCCAACGAGAGATGCCACGCCATTCCCATGCGACGACCCAAGAGGCTCGGTGCGTTGGCGTGCCGCAGGTGCTCGGGTGCGTGCGGTGCCGTGTCATCGGGGATGTAGAGCGCGATTCCCGCCTTGGCCGGCACTGGCAGGGACGCCGGGTCGGCCGCCCAGCCGGTCATCAGGCGCAACGCGTGCTCAAGACCAGCCTTGAGTCGGCCCTCGCGATCCACGAGCCCCAGACTGCGCTCCTGCTCACACAACTCGTAGGGGTGCTCCTGAGAATCGATGTCGTTCAGGCACCACCAGAGCATGCCGTTGACACCGGTCGCGGCCACTGCGGGCAACACCTCCGCCAAGTAGGCGCGCTGCTCCTCGACCGCGAGCGTGAGAAAGCTGCCGAACTCCTGAAAGAACACCGGCCCGTGCGCGCGGGCGTAGGCACAGAAAAACGGCGACATCCGGCGAGACAATGGGTCCGCCATACCGCCGATCGGCAGGCACGACCAGTTTGATACCGGATAATTGTGAATGCTAAAAAGATCAGTGCCTGGCTGATTGTCGAACGACCACGGCGTGTCGCTCACCACTTGGTTGAGTTCGCATCCGCTCACCATGAGCACTCCAGTCATTTCCGCGCGCACCGCCGCGCAGATGCGGTCGCACCAGGCTCCGACGGCGCCACGACCGGCGGCATTGGACTCGGGCAGGCAATTCAACTCGTTGCCCAGGTCCACCGTGAAGATACAGTCGCGATAACGCGCGAACACCTTCGCCGCCTTGCGCGCGAAAGCCTCCGAGCGCTCGATCATCTCCGGATCGCTAAAGAGGTTGCGCTCGCCTTTCCAACGGGGCCAGAAAATGCCTCCGCTCATCCACCCCACAAACAGCGACGGATTCACGTGCAGACGACGTTTTGCACACTGCGCAAGCAACCAATCGAGGCGATCGAACTGGACCTCGTCGTAGCGGCCCGACTCCGGCTCGAAGTCCTGCCAGCGCAGGAAAAAGCGGATCGCGTTCAACCCCAGCGAGGCGAGGGTATCGAGATCGCGCGCCACTTCGTCTGCATCCCAGCGCTCCCACATCCGCAGGCCTGACGACGCGGGCCATTAGTTCACACCGACCGGAAAGATCCGGGTGCCTTCGCGTGTGAAAAATCCATTCGAGTCAATACGGTAAGGAGTGGGTGACGACATGCTGCAGCGGTGCTGAGGGTGAGGTGAGTGGTGGGCGTTGAAGAAAAGGGGAAGACGGGGTTCAGGCATGGGCGGAGCATATTAGCCGCGTTTGAGATGCAGAATCAGCGCGGAGAAGTCGGCGGACACGGTGAGCGAGAGGCCTGCGGGTGTCGGTTCGGCGGATACATCGACGCCGGAGCTTGCAGCAATGCTCCAGCCGGAGCCCTCGGGCCAAGGGAGTTGCGCGGTGGTGCCGGCGCTGGCTTCGAAGGCGTGAAACACCACGAGGGCTTCGTCGCCCGCCGTGCGCACCACGGCCTGCCAGCCTCGCGGGTGGCGGCGGCTAGGGCCAATCTCGCGAAGGAGCCGCGACCGGCCGTCACGAATGATGGGGGATATGCGTTTGTAGAGTTCGAGCACGCTGCGCACGTGGCGGATTTGTTCTTCGTTTAAGTCGGCCACCTCGCCGGAGAGGCAGGCGCGGCCCAGGAAACACGCCGCGAGCTTGTAATGCAGCCGGCGCATGGAATCCGAGGGATGAAGGACGGCCCAAGTCTGGTTTTGCCTAGGCAGGATGAGGCGATGGAGGTCGGCGGAGATGATCGGCAGATCCACCGGCTCGTGGGCGTCGCTGAAGGACGCCATGGCGCCGAGCGCGAGGAACGAGGGCTCCAGACGGTGGCCGCCGGAGGCGCAGATCTCGATCACGAGATCGGGCAACTCGGAACGCAGGCGGCTAAAAAAGCGCTGCACGCCGTCGAGATGCGCGCGGAGCCCCTCGCCGAGGCCGTCGGGGTGATCGCACCCTATACCGATGGTGTCGTTGTAATCGACTTTTAGATACTCGAAGCCGT is part of the Opitutus sp. genome and harbors:
- a CDS encoding MFS transporter gives rise to the protein MAALNSISTKTSALPDGTPQEDRVPMKAKLAYGAAGAVDNWSSQLPSQLATPIFVTGMGLSPAMVSLAMFIFRLYDAIIDPIMGWVSDNTRSRFGRRKPFIVVGAILTGLTFPLLWHAGRDWSHPALLAWLLGTGLLFYTCFTVWAMPYQSMLLEITPDQNERTNVSGYRTFFQTCAGLTIGWAWYLAQLPFFAPVVSGVPDAVGGVRSLSIVVGVLIIVVGLLPAIYVKERFYKAASKQGRVSLKDNFKWTFTNRPFVLIGVFTLLFCVGSMLSSGLGFYLKLYYVAEGNQALAAKLQGVESTLSTILGLLSIPVFNYLCRRYGKKNTLIGAMALVTFGMATKWWMFTPDYPWLSIVNGVLASPAFTGIWMIIPSINGDVVDFDETRTGERREGAFASIFSWIVKASFSAGIGLAGPLVVWCGFEVAQAAAQTAEAFTQMRLVYALLPPGLFVAGLIVLGRYPLTPLRMTQIRAELEERRGRL
- a CDS encoding cellulase family glycosylhydrolase codes for the protein MWERWDADEVARDLDTLASLGLNAIRFFLRWQDFEPESGRYDEVQFDRLDWLLAQCAKRRLHVNPSLFVGWMSGGIFWPRWKGERNLFSDPEMIERSEAFARKAAKVFARYRDCIFTVDLGNELNCLPESNAAGRGAVGAWCDRICAAVRAEMTGVLMVSGCELNQVVSDTPWSFDNQPGTDLFSIHNYPVSNWSCLPIGGMADPLSRRMSPFFCAYARAHGPVFFQEFGSFLTLAVEEQRAYLAEVLPAVAATGVNGMLWWCLNDIDSQEHPYELCEQERSLGLVDREGRLKAGLEHALRLMTGWAADPASLPVPAKAGIALYIPDDTAPHAPEHLRHANAPSLLGRRMGMAWHLSLEAGLAPCIVKRADMPAPGEMPVLFVGDSLRTAELASIMAWVAEGGQFIWHGVLALSWGHDFARIVGARIADYALNTRVSVKWADESWIMPPSPRQARYVVKPMTAEVLARDSDGHAVVLRQSHGEGTFAYCLHSVEDAAAEARGVSLASGDRWAAWFKAWVTQPSTASST